The Lichenihabitans psoromatis genome contains a region encoding:
- a CDS encoding cytochrome b/b6 domain-containing protein, which translates to MPFGVQVSVAERLLRRHLDPEGSRRPDVLAWDLPTRLFKWGLVIAVVTAWVSSGFDDPAMTVHKAAGYTILTLVIYRILWGFFGGTTARFSTFLTSPAAVVAYLKTVWAGTERPYLGHNPAGGLMIIGLLLACAVQVALGLFSSDGVLASGPFADAIGATWSSRAATLHSVWFYVILGLTLVHIGVNLFHQFVKRDNLIGAMITGRKARAPFADVPNPKRGSSLMALLCLGVAIGLVYGTVVLSGSTFFAG; encoded by the coding sequence GTGCCATTCGGTGTACAAGTGAGCGTGGCGGAACGCTTGTTGCGGCGTCACCTCGACCCGGAGGGGAGCCGACGTCCCGACGTCCTGGCATGGGACCTGCCAACACGCCTGTTCAAGTGGGGGCTTGTCATCGCCGTCGTCACGGCCTGGGTGTCCAGCGGCTTCGACGATCCCGCGATGACGGTGCACAAGGCCGCCGGCTACACGATCCTGACGCTCGTCATCTACCGCATCCTGTGGGGCTTCTTCGGTGGCACGACCGCGCGCTTTTCCACCTTCCTGACCTCTCCGGCCGCCGTCGTCGCCTACCTGAAAACGGTGTGGGCGGGCACTGAGCGGCCCTACCTGGGCCATAACCCCGCCGGCGGGCTCATGATCATCGGATTGCTGCTCGCCTGCGCGGTCCAGGTCGCTCTCGGCCTCTTCTCCAGCGACGGCGTGTTGGCGTCCGGCCCGTTCGCCGATGCGATCGGTGCGACATGGTCGTCCCGTGCGGCAACGCTGCATTCGGTCTGGTTCTACGTGATTCTCGGGCTGACCCTCGTGCACATCGGCGTCAACCTGTTCCACCAGTTCGTCAAGCGCGACAATCTGATCGGCGCAATGATCACCGGCCGCAAGGCCAGGGCCCCCTTTGCGGACGTTCCGAATCCAAAACGCGGCTCGTCGCTTATGGCGCTTCTCTGCCTTGGCGTTGCGATCGGCTTGGTCTACGGCACTGTCGTTTTGTCCGGCAGCACGTTCTTCGCAGGTTAA
- a CDS encoding cytochrome c, protein MTEPLLADPLKATMAEMARTTKEAKAALSANDPATFDAIMKAYAGEGRAGMALFPGGSAKGQDLRTRFSKFSATADAARQSSTTPTRFRAAFGSLVGECRSCHSVYK, encoded by the coding sequence TTGACGGAACCGCTCCTGGCTGACCCGCTCAAGGCGACGATGGCCGAGATGGCGCGGACCACGAAGGAGGCCAAGGCAGCGTTATCCGCCAACGACCCGGCCACATTCGATGCGATCATGAAGGCCTATGCGGGTGAGGGAAGAGCGGGGATGGCGCTGTTCCCGGGTGGAAGCGCGAAGGGCCAGGATCTGCGGACGCGATTCTCGAAGTTCTCGGCGACGGCCGACGCCGCCCGGCAATCAAGCACCACCCCGACGCGGTTCAGGGCGGCCTTCGGCTCGCTCGTCGGCGAGTGTCGGTCGTGCCATTCGGTGTACAAGTGA